A DNA window from Paenarthrobacter aurescens TC1 contains the following coding sequences:
- a CDS encoding putative Integral membrane protein, type II secretion system domain, with product MLQLPRRRSSRALSSKEKRTMITGVVVGAVILVATRNLVFAVIAGSAVVLWPMIAGGGKAERAALTKLEALAQWTESLRDLAQKDSGLESVIPKTVDGASDVLVAPLRRMSRSLSVRVPLPEALSRFADDVDDAKADQVVAALALAARQRQGRLSRVLSAQSKSLREELEIRTKVMRERNSIRREAAQVAGLSAVLILAASLFAPPSLPHGETGAAAQLLPLALAGAYLFVFSRVKKLAEPEQEPRFLSSSAEVLDAASYQPKVVKTL from the coding sequence ATGCTGCAGCTGCCACGCCGCCGCTCTAGCCGTGCTCTGAGTTCGAAGGAAAAGCGGACCATGATCACGGGCGTCGTGGTCGGTGCCGTGATCCTGGTGGCCACTCGGAACCTAGTGTTCGCCGTTATCGCCGGTTCCGCCGTGGTGCTGTGGCCGATGATCGCTGGCGGCGGCAAGGCCGAACGTGCGGCGTTGACCAAGCTGGAGGCACTGGCGCAGTGGACCGAATCGCTGCGCGATCTGGCGCAGAAGGACTCCGGCCTGGAGTCGGTGATCCCGAAGACCGTTGACGGCGCCTCCGACGTGCTAGTCGCCCCACTGCGACGGATGTCGCGGAGCCTGAGTGTGCGGGTGCCGCTACCGGAAGCCCTCAGCCGGTTCGCCGACGATGTGGATGACGCCAAGGCCGACCAGGTGGTCGCCGCGCTCGCGCTGGCGGCACGCCAACGGCAAGGGCGCCTCTCACGCGTCCTCTCGGCGCAGTCGAAGTCGTTGCGTGAGGAGCTCGAGATCCGAACCAAGGTGATGCGCGAGCGCAACAGCATCCGCCGTGAAGCGGCACAGGTGGCCGGCCTCAGCGCTGTGCTGATCTTGGCCGCATCACTGTTCGCCCCTCCGTCGCTACCCCACGGTGAGACCGGCGCGGCTGCGCAGCTTCTCCCGCTGGCGCTGGCGGGCGCGTACCTGTTCGTGTTCAGCCGCGTCAAGAAGCTCGCTGAGCCAGAGCAGGAGCCACGATTCCTGTCCAGCTCCGCCGAGGTGCTCGACGCGGCCTCGTATCAGCCCAAGGTGGTGAAGACACTGTGA
- a CDS encoding putative Membrane protein, which yields MTAVVVLGALLGLALLQVRWLAFPPAPDLIGEIEDWRRGRERATQRAAGGPAPVSPIGRLTRWVVETVDHYRPEWLTSLAPDLAITQRELHSWLARVVGLALTFGLGPTVLMLGRRLGGNDVALQWGPIIGLFLGSAAVVLSVRDLRTQAAKVRGQFVWGLSIYLDLVAMSMEAGKGHAEALPAAAKMGADRVGEGRGLLSDTRVFGEIRSAIQRAPEKAITAWEALGRLGERYGIRELISLRSSIELANDEGSRVKASLIARAETMRSARLAGALERANNATESMRQLTMVAAILAGIYIAAPYILSLRAAAGVPG from the coding sequence GTGACCGCGGTCGTCGTTCTTGGAGCACTCCTCGGGCTTGCGCTGCTTCAGGTGCGCTGGCTCGCGTTCCCACCGGCCCCCGACCTGATCGGAGAGATCGAGGACTGGCGCCGTGGCCGCGAAAGGGCCACGCAGCGTGCCGCCGGTGGGCCGGCCCCCGTCTCCCCGATCGGCCGGTTGACGCGTTGGGTGGTAGAGACGGTCGATCACTACCGTCCCGAGTGGCTCACCAGCCTCGCCCCAGACCTGGCCATCACCCAACGCGAGCTACACAGCTGGCTGGCGCGAGTAGTCGGCCTGGCGCTGACCTTCGGCCTGGGACCGACGGTCTTGATGCTTGGGCGCAGGCTCGGCGGCAACGACGTCGCACTCCAATGGGGCCCGATCATTGGGCTCTTCCTCGGCTCGGCTGCGGTGGTGCTGTCCGTGAGGGATCTACGGACCCAGGCAGCCAAGGTGCGAGGCCAGTTCGTTTGGGGCCTTTCGATCTACCTAGACCTCGTGGCGATGAGCATGGAGGCAGGCAAGGGTCACGCAGAGGCGTTGCCCGCCGCAGCCAAGATGGGTGCCGATCGTGTGGGCGAGGGCCGCGGGCTTCTGTCTGACACGCGAGTGTTCGGCGAGATCCGCTCGGCCATCCAGCGAGCGCCCGAGAAGGCGATCACGGCGTGGGAGGCCCTCGGCCGACTTGGTGAGCGGTACGGGATCCGCGAGCTGATCAGTCTGCGCTCGAGCATCGAGCTCGCCAACGACGAAGGCTCGCGGGTGAAGGCCTCACTCATTGCCCGCGCCGAGACGATGCGATCTGCCCGGCTGGCGGGGGCTCTTGAGCGCGCCAACAACGCAACCGAGTCGATGCGGCAGCTGACGATGGTTGCCGCCATCCTCGCCGGGATCTACATCGCGGCGCCCTACATCTTGTCCCTCCGCGCCGCTGCGGGAGTGCCCGGCTGA
- a CDS encoding hypothetical protein (identified by Glimmer2; putative) codes for MVQMIKMVMLTLFMRLQARPKDERGEAVPWLIVLGAGIGIAYFAGDAVWDFARSLVGNLGGQ; via the coding sequence ATGGTTCAGATGATCAAGATGGTGATGCTCACCCTGTTCATGCGGCTGCAGGCGCGGCCGAAGGACGAGCGGGGAGAGGCCGTGCCGTGGCTCATCGTCCTCGGCGCAGGTATCGGCATCGCCTACTTCGCTGGCGACGCGGTCTGGGACTTCGCCAGGTCACTGGTCGGCAACCTCGGCGGCCAGTAG
- a CDS encoding putative TadE-like family protein (identified by match to protein family HMM PF07811) → MNPLENQSTVGRWSLLRLRTGRRQRRRRDERGTSGVVFLMMATSMFLLFTILVQYGINLYAARVAEAAAREGAQAAAHWDGTSGDGSSTAKEYVTQDGSPAVRGSTVSASRSGTEARVTVTVQVASVLPWMDDPITSTATAPVERWTQ, encoded by the coding sequence GTGAACCCGTTGGAGAACCAGTCGACTGTAGGGCGCTGGAGCCTGCTGCGACTTCGCACAGGCCGGCGTCAGCGGCGGCGCCGCGATGAGCGCGGCACCAGCGGAGTCGTGTTCTTGATGATGGCGACGTCGATGTTCCTGCTGTTCACGATCCTGGTCCAGTACGGCATCAATCTGTACGCCGCCCGGGTTGCCGAGGCAGCCGCCCGTGAGGGTGCCCAAGCGGCTGCCCACTGGGACGGCACTTCGGGAGATGGCTCGTCCACGGCCAAGGAGTACGTCACGCAGGACGGCTCACCAGCCGTGCGTGGCTCGACGGTCAGCGCGTCTCGCTCGGGAACGGAGGCCCGAGTCACGGTCACAGTTCAGGTCGCGAGCGTGCTGCCTTGGATGGACGATCCGATTACCTCCACAGCGACCGCCCCGGTCGAGAGGTGGACGCAGTGA
- a CDS encoding Protein containing ATP/GTP-binding site motif A (identified by match to protein family HMM PF07811) — MSVKGTRDVRCRRARLAERRRRDERGSAAVETLLMASAALGLVLVVVAAGRYVDGSAQANDAAYAAARAASLEPTSAGGMAAGRQAAETALAERGKSCLNLSVSFAGSDFAPGGQVIARVSCTVSLVDTGALGRQLGLQPNRVFTEQAVVPIETYRSGSNQ; from the coding sequence GTGAGCGTCAAGGGCACCCGCGACGTGCGTTGCCGGCGGGCCCGGCTTGCCGAGCGTCGGCGGCGTGACGAGCGAGGGTCGGCCGCGGTGGAGACGCTCCTCATGGCCTCGGCCGCGCTGGGACTGGTGCTGGTCGTGGTAGCGGCGGGTCGATACGTCGATGGATCAGCTCAAGCCAACGACGCGGCCTACGCAGCTGCCCGGGCGGCATCGCTGGAGCCAACCTCCGCCGGCGGTATGGCGGCCGGCCGACAGGCTGCTGAGACGGCCCTCGCGGAGCGTGGGAAGAGCTGCCTGAACCTCTCAGTCTCCTTCGCGGGCAGTGACTTCGCCCCAGGTGGTCAGGTGATCGCTCGCGTGTCTTGCACCGTCAGCCTCGTCGACACCGGCGCACTCGGCCGCCAGCTGGGCCTGCAGCCCAATCGGGTCTTCACCGAGCAGGCGGTCGTTCCGATCGAGACCTATCGCAGCGGGAGCAACCAGTGA
- a CDS encoding hypothetical protein (identified by Glimmer2; putative), with protein MKRAGHGVRVRLRTVLRRTAHRRECRRDERGAAAAWTLILASTAFVALLGLVGGGGELINDKVEAKRAAEQAARAGADELSASAVRSGSDKVDVGAAIARAKTVLRQSGWSGTVRVNGSEVIVTATDTREPQFLRLLGVGAVQIHETGSADAISTPSG; from the coding sequence GTGAAGCGCGCCGGTCACGGGGTCCGGGTTCGTCTCCGGACTGTGCTCCGACGTACGGCACACCGACGTGAATGCCGGCGAGACGAGCGCGGCGCGGCTGCCGCCTGGACGCTGATCTTGGCCTCGACCGCGTTCGTTGCGCTCCTCGGTTTGGTCGGCGGCGGGGGAGAGCTGATCAACGACAAGGTCGAGGCCAAGCGCGCCGCCGAGCAAGCCGCGCGAGCGGGAGCCGACGAGCTCTCGGCGTCGGCAGTGCGATCCGGCAGCGACAAGGTCGATGTGGGCGCGGCGATCGCCCGCGCCAAGACGGTTCTTCGTCAATCCGGATGGTCGGGCACGGTGCGTGTCAACGGCAGCGAAGTCATCGTCACGGCAACTGACACCCGCGAGCCCCAGTTCCTACGGCTGCTTGGCGTGGGCGCGGTCCAGATCCACGAAACCGGATCGGCCGACGCGATCTCCACCCCGAGCGGCTGA
- a CDS encoding putative Membrane protein containing LysM domain (identified by match to protein family HMM PF01476) — protein sequence MFSRLLRGLGALLVLVALLVGAPLALIAWIGNPWPPGGWSEVQLLTTRTLYGALAVIGWAAWAQMTACILVEAVSAIKSIRERGLIATVNHGPDTEQVKFAASGQQRFARLLITWVAALGIGAGTVASASAATPGAHVSDYQGSHAATSQTQPTRENAGQRPAVTTSEPTTLWKLAETHLGAGSQWRQLLDTNRGITLADGTTLANGTQTIPSGSTIRLPAGAVAHTDPQKRAPDDDYIVRPGDNLTEIARSHGHGDDWTPLYEANKEVIGDDPDLIYPGQVLVIPGSTGRVEHRTGPGADERAPHVREGTPDEAPGGDTVGYQAEDAESAPGGMGATRQGDRERPPIEPVGPATAEHGTNTPQQNPSAAVAAQAVDVEDGGISALRALLATAACLSAGSLGLLAFNRRRQFRTRRIGRTIAATPAELADVEQAIVEHGSEAQKDVEFLDRALRHVAASCKIARSQLPQLGAAVLGEDDLTLLFTSPAVSAAPEGWTASDDARAWILPRDTYLEEGLEAQPAPYPALVSIGQGEAGHTWHLDLETIGLCGIGGDPEQVAGLARFWVAELAVNEWAEGCEVLLAGQFGTEMVRLNPARLRHVDRSEALARAAAVTGEIDQVEENLDADVLSRRRDGLVLDSTNPVVVVVDFRPSGDLADDLESRDRSRVVVVHGDEEAPAVELRSDGTAYLPLWGISVKAFSMTPEQVEPVAEVLAATRNLEDEPMPNMSSDEGPLGKYARADGSLREEYTKPRSTEGNDPSSLLPDADEVYLATAATTAEDLAVAAPSLPEDVRAEIEALDPTLTEDLADWFDETSPRPKVRLLGPVDVRVHGGGDPASLSNLAGTISFIAYLACQDRGVTAERVAEAFGWKTTRTVQNRATDARFLLGSRPDGGDWLPEAGATESARRGTPTYELVGGAGGVLVDFDLFRRLHFRARKRGDAGCEEDLVTALSLVDGAPFEASTDRRFPWLFKGQRHDDIMSSAIQKVAHVLATRAVTEGRTDLVRLACEAARKANPYSDVAWLDLAAAAEAESGRAAADELVRENVVDRFDEDLPARTETVLDQRDWAAG from the coding sequence ATGTTCAGCAGGCTCCTGCGAGGCCTCGGCGCCCTCCTGGTGCTGGTCGCGCTCCTGGTCGGCGCGCCCCTGGCACTGATCGCCTGGATCGGGAACCCCTGGCCGCCGGGCGGCTGGTCCGAGGTGCAGCTGCTCACCACCCGCACGCTGTACGGGGCGCTGGCCGTGATCGGCTGGGCAGCGTGGGCTCAGATGACCGCCTGCATCCTGGTAGAGGCAGTCTCGGCCATCAAATCGATACGCGAGCGGGGTCTCATCGCCACCGTCAACCACGGCCCCGACACGGAGCAGGTGAAGTTCGCGGCAAGCGGGCAGCAGCGATTCGCCAGGCTCCTGATCACCTGGGTCGCCGCCCTCGGCATCGGGGCCGGCACCGTGGCCTCGGCCTCCGCGGCAACCCCCGGTGCGCACGTCTCCGACTATCAGGGAAGTCACGCCGCGACCTCCCAGACCCAGCCCACGCGGGAGAACGCCGGGCAGCGGCCGGCCGTCACCACGTCCGAACCCACTACGTTGTGGAAGCTCGCCGAGACCCACCTCGGCGCAGGCAGCCAATGGCGCCAACTACTTGATACCAACCGCGGCATCACCTTGGCCGATGGCACCACCTTGGCCAATGGCACACAGACCATCCCGTCCGGCAGCACGATCCGGCTCCCCGCCGGCGCCGTCGCGCACACCGACCCACAGAAGCGGGCGCCGGACGACGACTACATCGTCCGCCCCGGCGACAACCTTACGGAGATCGCACGCAGCCACGGCCACGGGGACGACTGGACGCCGCTGTACGAGGCGAACAAGGAGGTCATCGGGGACGACCCGGACCTGATCTATCCCGGGCAGGTGCTTGTCATCCCAGGCAGCACCGGGCGCGTGGAGCACCGGACCGGCCCTGGAGCCGATGAGCGTGCACCTCACGTTCGTGAAGGCACCCCAGACGAGGCCCCCGGGGGCGACACCGTCGGGTATCAGGCCGAGGACGCAGAGAGCGCCCCTGGTGGCATGGGTGCCACTCGCCAAGGAGACCGGGAGCGTCCACCAATCGAGCCGGTCGGCCCCGCCACAGCCGAGCATGGGACGAACACTCCCCAGCAGAACCCGTCTGCCGCGGTGGCTGCCCAAGCCGTTGACGTCGAGGATGGCGGTATCAGCGCCCTGAGGGCCCTGCTCGCAACCGCCGCCTGTCTCTCGGCCGGCTCGCTCGGGCTGCTGGCCTTCAACCGGCGGCGTCAGTTCCGAACCCGTCGGATCGGCCGCACGATCGCGGCGACACCGGCCGAACTGGCCGACGTTGAGCAGGCAATCGTCGAGCACGGCAGCGAGGCTCAGAAGGATGTTGAGTTCCTCGACAGGGCGCTGCGCCACGTCGCCGCCTCTTGCAAGATCGCTCGCAGCCAGCTGCCCCAACTCGGCGCTGCCGTGCTTGGTGAGGACGACCTGACGCTTCTGTTCACTAGCCCCGCCGTCTCAGCGGCCCCCGAGGGATGGACCGCCTCCGACGACGCGCGGGCGTGGATTCTGCCGCGCGACACCTACCTGGAGGAAGGCCTGGAGGCCCAGCCGGCGCCCTACCCCGCGCTGGTGAGCATCGGCCAAGGCGAGGCTGGCCACACGTGGCACCTCGATCTGGAGACCATCGGCCTGTGCGGGATCGGGGGAGATCCAGAGCAGGTTGCCGGCCTGGCCCGGTTCTGGGTGGCCGAGCTCGCCGTCAACGAGTGGGCCGAGGGCTGCGAGGTCCTGCTGGCCGGCCAGTTTGGTACGGAGATGGTCCGGCTGAACCCCGCGCGGCTGCGTCATGTCGACCGCAGCGAGGCGCTGGCCCGTGCAGCGGCGGTGACTGGCGAGATCGACCAGGTCGAAGAGAACCTCGACGCAGACGTCCTCTCCCGTCGCCGCGACGGGTTGGTGTTGGACAGCACCAACCCGGTGGTGGTCGTGGTGGACTTCAGGCCAAGCGGAGACCTGGCCGACGACCTCGAGAGTCGCGACCGTTCGCGGGTGGTTGTTGTGCACGGCGACGAGGAGGCCCCGGCGGTCGAGTTGCGAAGCGACGGCACTGCCTACCTCCCGTTGTGGGGGATCAGCGTCAAGGCGTTCTCGATGACGCCCGAGCAGGTCGAGCCTGTAGCGGAGGTGCTGGCCGCGACTCGCAACCTCGAGGACGAGCCAATGCCGAACATGAGCTCCGACGAGGGGCCGCTGGGCAAGTACGCCCGGGCCGACGGGTCGCTGCGTGAGGAGTACACGAAGCCTCGGTCCACCGAGGGCAATGACCCCTCATCGCTCCTGCCCGACGCCGACGAGGTGTATCTGGCCACCGCCGCGACCACGGCTGAGGACCTCGCGGTGGCGGCGCCGAGTCTTCCGGAGGATGTCCGGGCAGAGATCGAAGCGCTCGACCCGACGCTGACCGAGGACCTTGCCGACTGGTTTGACGAGACCTCTCCCAGGCCCAAGGTGCGGCTGCTCGGGCCGGTCGACGTCAGAGTGCACGGTGGAGGCGATCCGGCCTCGTTGAGCAACCTAGCCGGCACGATCTCCTTCATCGCCTACCTCGCCTGCCAGGACCGCGGTGTGACCGCTGAGAGAGTCGCGGAGGCCTTCGGTTGGAAGACCACCCGTACGGTTCAGAACCGGGCGACCGATGCCCGCTTCCTGCTGGGAAGCCGACCTGACGGTGGCGACTGGCTGCCCGAGGCGGGAGCGACCGAGAGCGCCCGAAGGGGTACGCCTACGTACGAGCTCGTCGGCGGCGCCGGCGGCGTGCTGGTCGACTTCGACCTGTTCCGCCGCCTTCACTTCCGAGCCCGGAAGCGGGGTGACGCGGGCTGTGAAGAGGACCTGGTGACCGCGCTGTCGCTGGTCGACGGCGCGCCGTTCGAGGCCTCGACCGACCGCCGCTTCCCGTGGCTGTTCAAGGGCCAGCGGCACGACGACATCATGAGCTCGGCGATCCAGAAGGTGGCCCACGTCCTTGCGACCCGGGCTGTCACCGAGGGCCGAACGGACCTTGTCCGGCTGGCATGCGAGGCGGCGCGCAAGGCGAACCCATACAGCGACGTGGCGTGGCTGGATCTGGCCGCAGCCGCAGAGGCCGAGTCGGGTCGTGCGGCTGCCGACGAGCTGGTGCGCGAAAACGTGGTGGACCGGTTCGACGAGGATCTCCCGGCGCGTACGGAGACGGTCCTAGACCAACGGGACTGGGCTGCTGGATAG
- a CDS encoding hypothetical protein (identified by Glimmer2; putative) translates to MSASHPTYEVTVGAASHSPVSRPSWSEGEHQRRRAQSGLATSVIGSLERSGKWAEWQQAEPRLAGFASLEEAREAWRRRDERCYQVVAGLTALGSRRGADDDDAALAVAVLLEDGVNRVAMTLSDLCEIDDVNATVWEEVKGAEPQLGSHAATYLLRRTRQRLSRPAAGMVSRVATTSLEGGRVTENAQGSSTNDTWVHNAGDRDALTAAPEVEDPVEDLTDLLIWAREVGVVATEEIDLLVELLAAENDGMAREEAQRVVGERHGVAMRTIRRRRDRTTARLRDAAPKYLAAIA, encoded by the coding sequence ATGTCGGCCAGTCACCCCACCTACGAGGTCACCGTCGGTGCCGCATCCCACAGCCCGGTCTCGCGGCCGTCCTGGAGCGAAGGGGAGCACCAGCGACGCCGAGCCCAAAGCGGCCTGGCCACCTCGGTCATCGGCAGCCTGGAGCGGTCCGGGAAATGGGCCGAGTGGCAGCAGGCCGAACCCCGTCTCGCCGGGTTCGCCAGTCTCGAGGAGGCTCGGGAGGCATGGCGCCGCCGCGACGAGCGCTGCTACCAGGTGGTGGCCGGCCTGACCGCTCTCGGGTCCCGTCGCGGCGCCGACGATGACGACGCCGCCCTCGCGGTCGCGGTGTTGCTCGAGGACGGTGTGAACCGGGTGGCCATGACTCTGAGCGACCTGTGCGAGATCGACGACGTGAACGCAACGGTGTGGGAGGAGGTCAAGGGTGCCGAGCCGCAGCTGGGCTCGCACGCGGCCACCTACCTGCTGCGGAGGACCCGGCAGCGCCTCAGCCGCCCTGCAGCCGGCATGGTCTCTCGCGTCGCGACGACGTCGCTGGAGGGTGGCCGCGTCACCGAGAACGCTCAGGGCAGCTCGACGAACGACACTTGGGTGCACAACGCCGGAGATCGGGACGCGCTCACCGCCGCGCCCGAGGTCGAGGACCCGGTCGAGGACTTGACCGACCTGCTCATCTGGGCGCGCGAAGTCGGCGTTGTCGCCACCGAGGAGATCGATCTGCTCGTGGAGCTGCTCGCCGCTGAGAACGACGGCATGGCTCGCGAGGAGGCCCAGCGGGTCGTCGGCGAGCGCCACGGCGTCGCGATGCGGACGATTCGCCGTCGCCGTGACCGCACCACCGCCCGCCTCCGAGACGCCGCCCCGAAGTACCTGGCCGCCATCGCCTGA
- a CDS encoding hypothetical protein (identified by Glimmer2; putative), whose protein sequence is MSEQAHSAVTISEPTPEVVAQLLDVVATHSVDHALSDIEQMIARLRADAEEAAEAREVLRNTPADVLREALRLRAARIETAR, encoded by the coding sequence ATGAGCGAGCAGGCACACAGCGCAGTCACCATCTCCGAGCCGACCCCCGAGGTCGTCGCGCAGCTGCTGGACGTGGTGGCCACCCACAGCGTCGACCACGCTCTGAGCGATATCGAGCAGATGATCGCCCGCCTGCGCGCCGACGCCGAGGAGGCGGCCGAGGCACGTGAGGTGCTCCGCAACACGCCCGCCGATGTGCTGCGCGAAGCGCTGCGGCTTCGGGCCGCCAGGATCGAGACCGCACGATGA
- a CDS encoding hypothetical protein (identified by Glimmer2; putative) produces the protein MSTSTTTRYSTRELQAAAAALASGQFSTATRPQVTTGAVEDHDQQPTGEVSTPSVNGDSERAQRVEGNAGTPGAGTVSTVPGPLVRVRAANAGAGASTIALALADVADAAGVRTRVLDAAAPAWSGLLGATVTELGAAEGWRRGRRGDGVIIDRVEDPVRIPGEVPSPRPVDGVDLTVLDAGWSMRELRTAGVDSWVATAPAGVEVLVTRPHGLALSQTEAALADLEDQLAADGVVIVVVGASRWSDREFAPAGRLLRTAREQEAVLFAPLLPAKALPGLGPDPLPKQFTSPSQRLLERITTITGPLTANRT, from the coding sequence ATGAGCACCAGCACCACGACGCGGTACTCCACCCGGGAGCTCCAGGCCGCGGCCGCCGCGCTCGCGTCCGGCCAGTTCTCCACCGCCACGCGGCCCCAAGTGACGACCGGGGCGGTCGAAGACCACGACCAGCAGCCGACCGGCGAGGTCAGCACCCCCAGCGTCAACGGCGACAGCGAACGTGCCCAGCGTGTCGAAGGCAACGCGGGCACCCCGGGCGCCGGGACCGTATCGACAGTGCCCGGCCCGCTCGTGCGGGTTCGAGCAGCCAACGCCGGTGCAGGCGCCTCGACGATCGCGCTCGCCCTGGCCGATGTCGCCGACGCCGCCGGTGTGCGCACCCGGGTGCTTGATGCGGCCGCGCCCGCCTGGTCAGGGCTGCTGGGTGCCACGGTCACCGAACTCGGCGCCGCCGAAGGATGGCGCCGCGGCCGCCGCGGCGACGGCGTGATCATCGACCGCGTCGAGGACCCGGTTCGGATCCCCGGAGAGGTGCCCAGCCCACGGCCCGTGGACGGCGTCGACCTGACGGTTCTAGACGCCGGCTGGTCGATGCGGGAGCTCCGCACCGCCGGTGTGGATTCCTGGGTCGCCACGGCCCCCGCGGGTGTCGAGGTCCTGGTGACCCGACCGCATGGACTCGCGCTGAGCCAGACCGAGGCGGCGCTGGCCGACCTCGAGGACCAGCTCGCCGCAGACGGGGTCGTGATCGTCGTCGTGGGCGCGAGCCGCTGGAGCGACCGCGAGTTCGCACCGGCCGGCCGGCTGCTGCGCACCGCGCGAGAGCAAGAGGCCGTCCTGTTCGCCCCGCTGCTGCCCGCCAAGGCGCTGCCGGGCCTAGGCCCCGACCCGCTGCCCAAGCAGTTCACCAGCCCCTCCCAGCGCCTGCTGGAGCGGATCACCACCATCACCGGACCGCTGACGGCGAACCGGACCTGA